The sequence below is a genomic window from Cumulibacter manganitolerans.
CCGGCGACACCGTCGTCGTCATGGGCTGCGGCGGCGTCGGCATGAACGCCGTCCAGGGCGCCGCGGCCGCCGGCGCGCGGTACGTCGTCGCCGTCGACCCGGTCGAGTCCAAGCGCGAGAAGGCGATGGAGATGGGTGCGACGCACGCGTTCGCGTCCATGGCCGAGGCCATGCAGCCGGTCGCCGACATGACCTGGGGAACGATGGCCGACGTGACCATCGAGACCGTCGGCGACGTCCAGGGCGAGGACATCAAGGCCTGCACCGACATCACCGGCAAGGGCGGCACCATCGTCGTCACCGGCATGGGCGATGCCTCGAAGGAGGACGTGAAGCTGTCGCTGTTCGAGCTGACCCTGCTGCAGAAGCGCGTCCAGGGCGCCATCTTCGGCGGCGTCAGCCCGCGCACCCAGATCCCGCACCTGCTGAACATGTACCGCTCCGGCCAGCTCAAGCTCGACGAGCTGATCACCAAGGAGTACAAGCTCTCCGAGATCAACGAGGGCTACCAGGACATGCGCGACGGCAAGAACATCCGCGGCATCATCCGCTACACCGAGGAGGACTACGCCGGCGTGAAGTAGCCCCGGCGCTCCGAAGGCATCGCTCGCGGCGTACTTCGGTACC
It includes:
- a CDS encoding NDMA-dependent alcohol dehydrogenase, which produces MKVKAAVLAAPDAGKWDIQEIEVGDPVAGEVQVKLTVSGLCHSDEHLLTGATPVPFHPVLGGHEGAGVVTKVGDGVTGLKEGDHVVLAFIPACGKCRPCSKGLQNLCDLGAGLLTGEAIADGTFRYTTADGKPIMPMCLLGTFSPYVTVHEASVVKIEDDVPLDKAALLGCGVSTGWGSATEIGGTKAGDTVVVMGCGGVGMNAVQGAAAAGARYVVAVDPVESKREKAMEMGATHAFASMAEAMQPVADMTWGTMADVTIETVGDVQGEDIKACTDITGKGGTIVVTGMGDASKEDVKLSLFELTLLQKRVQGAIFGGVSPRTQIPHLLNMYRSGQLKLDELITKEYKLSEINEGYQDMRDGKNIRGIIRYTEEDYAGVK